From Leptospira yasudae:
TATCTTGAATCGAAGGGAGTTCCCCTCGTGATTCATTCGGGGGACGCGCCGCTTCCGGGTGTTTATACGAATATTCGATATTTTAAATCCTTTATCGAACGTTATCCGAAACTGAAGGTCGTGGTCGCACACATGGGAGCCTCGGAAGTTTGGGAATACACGGAGCTTCTCGGAATTTTTCCAGAGCTTCGTTTGGATACCACGATGGTTTTCGTGGATTTTTTGGCGACGGGTGAAAAGACCGATCCGTATCTCGAAATTCTGGAACGGTATCCGGATCGGGTTCATTTCGGTTCCGATTTTCCGAACATTCCGTACGCGCTCAGTCATCCGATCTGCAATTTATTGAATTCTTCCTTGAGCGCGGAGACCAAACGAAAGATCTTTCTGGAAAACAGCGCCCGCCTTTTCGGAATCCAGATTTAATCCGAAGTCCTAAATCGTCATTTTTATCGTACGGGAATTCGGAGCTTCGGCGGCCGTTCGGCGTAAGGAAAAAACTTGCCAACGAGGGTTCGATCTCTATTCTTTCTATATGCGCGGCATTTTTACGGTAAGTTTCGGACTCGTTTTTGCGGGAATCCTCTCGGCCGATTGCGGAAAAAAAAATCCGGTGTCGCAGTCCGTTTCCGCGGAAGTCTATAAGAAAGTCGCCGATGCTTATTGTTCGCAGATGAGCCGTTGTAAGGAACCGTATCTTGCTTCTCTCGAAGGCAAACTGAGAAAGGAAGCGGCTTTAACCTATCCCGATAACGCGCAGTGTTACAGCGATTTCAATTACGACTACGATAAGTCGGAACCGATCGTATTAAAAAAACTCAGTGATAACCTGAAATTGGAAGCGGAGCTTTGTATCAAAAGCGTGGAGCGAGCCGATTGCGGTTCGATCGTAACGTATCAGATTCCGGAATGCGTGGAATACAACACCTTCCTCGAAACGATTTCCTCTCCGTCCTCCAAGTAAAACAAATTCATTCCATCGCGGCGCGACGCACGTTATAAAAACGCGCGTGTGATTTCCGAAAGGAAGAATTCTTATCTTGCTTCGACCTCGATCTTTTCGTCCTTTTCCTCTTCCGTTAAAACGGGGCTGTCCAGTTTATCCAAGAGGCTTTGGAGTAAAAAGAAATACGCGTTCACCTTGCCGGCGATTTCTTTTCCGTAAAGCTGCGTGTAAGTGTTGATGAGGGATTGATTCTCTTCCGTGTTTTTAGAATACGAATTCTCCGCCAATCCTTCCCAGAGAGTTTCCCCTTTGGAACAATGAATCACTTTCGCAAGGGCGCTCAGTTCCACCTTGTCGCCGCTTTCCTTTTCGCGGATTTTCAACTGGAAAATTCCTTGAACCTTCTTATCGGAAGCTCCGCAAACAGCTGCACCGGAACGATACGGATAGATGATAAATTCCTTATGGTGAGAAAGGTAGTTCTCCGCGATTTTGGACGCGAGTTTTTTCTCGGAAACTCCCGCCTCGCTTTCGACGGGAACGGAAACGGCCAGTCTTTTGAACGTGGTCAGTTCCTTTTCCCAAACCGGACCTGCCTTGACGTATTTTACGGTGCAGTTCGCGAGCGCAAACGAAACTAAAACGAGTATAAAAGAATATCGTAACATTCTAATGGGTTCCTTTTTTCTTTTTCGGAGACGCTTTTTTTGTCGCAGCGGCTTTAGCCGTTTTCTTCTTAGCCGCTTTTTTCGAAGAAGCAGCGGGTTCGGAATCCGCGGTCTTCGATGCGAACGAACCATCCGTTGTCGAAGAAAAATCGGAATCTTCTTCGCTAAAGCCGATCGGTTTGGATTCTTCTTCCTCTTCTTTGCGGGAGCGATATACGATTTCCAAAACCGCAGGGACGAGGCTCAATGCGATGATTAAAGAAGATGCGATCCCTATGGAAGCAACGACTCCGATCGACTTCAAACCTTTTTGATCCGCGATCAAAAGGGAACTCCATCCGACAAGAGTGGTTAACGTGGAGGCGATGATCGCCGGTCCCACCATCGACATGGCGCGAACCACGTCGTGATCCTCCCGGAAACGATAGTAGATATAGATTCCGTTTTGGATTCCGTATCCAACGATCACGGGGAACACGAGAACGTTCATAAAGTTCAGCTGAATTCGGAACGCGGCCATGATTCCGAGCGTCACGAAAATTCCGAGAACCAGAGGAATGAGAGAGATCAGCGCGGGAACGATTCCACGGAAGAATAGGATCAACACGATTACGACCAAGACCAATGTGATGAGGAAGGCGGCGACTCCCTCTCTTTGAACGATCTTAATCAGATTCGCGAACAGGATCAAACTTCCCGCCGTGTTCGAAACGTATTGATGCGATCTCGCTTGTTCCAACGAAGAGAACGGTCTTGTTTTTAAGATAAAGGAAATCGTTCCATCCAAAAGACCGAGGTCTTTGAATTGGTTCGCCGAATACGTGTTCAACGCTTTTACGATGAGACGTTCTTCTCCCGCGCTCCATTTATCCTTGATCGGATCGGTTGCGGCGTTTCCGTTTTCATTGTAGAGAAGGGTGTTCAAGACTCTTCTGGACAATTTCGGATAATGCAATTCCCCCACCGCGTCAAAAAACTTCAGAAGTTTTTGTCCGTGCCAAAGCGCGACCTTAGGATAGATGAATACGAGATGTCCTTTTTCTTTGGAACCTTTTACTTCCTTAAACTGAGAACTGAAGTAAACGGGAACCGCGGAAACGTCGTATTCCTTTACGCTCAGATATTTTTTTACAACCGGAAGATACTTTCTTTGTTCCGGTTTTAAGAATCCCGCTTTGACGGGTTTCATATCGCTCTGCAGTTGTTTAAGAATTTTTAAGTTCGCTCTTTGTTGTCCTTTCGGAGGAACGAAGTTCCAAAGAGAAACCACCTGATCCACCGAACCCGCGATTTCGTCCGGAACCGGGGTCATGTAGTCGAACACGGCTTCGGATTCTTCCAAAGTATCGACCACGATGACCTGCGGATCGGAACTGATATCGAATCGATCTCCGATCTCGTCGTAGAGATTGACCGAATCCAGGTTGTCCACCATCAGATCCCGTCCGTTATAATTGAACTGGATTCCGGGAGTGAAACTGAAGAACGAAATCACCACGACGAACGCAAGAACGACTAACGTCAAAAGGCCGGGTTTTTTATAAAAGCGGTAGAGAAGCGGAGAAGTCGTCTGTTCTTTTGCGGATAACAAAAACTTGCTTTTGAGAGACGGAAACAAACGGAACAACAACGTGATCTGAAGCGCGGTCACTCCGTACATGGAAACCGCGATGATCAAAATTCCGTAGGTCGCGATGATCCCGAACTCGCTGAAACCTCGAAACTCGGAGAAGGCGAGAACTACGAATGCGGACGTGGTCGTCAAGGCGGAGATAAACGAAGCGATCCCCGTGTGATAGATCGTATCCTTGATCGAACGAAGCATGTCTTGTTTGCGGGTGTATTCTTCGCGGAAACGATATAAGAATTGGATTCCGTAGTCGATCCCGAGTCCCATCAGAATCGAAGCGATGATGCTCGTAACCGAGTTGAGCTGGCCGATTACGATCGTGGTCAGTCCGAAAGAGAATAAAATTCCCGAGAGAAGAGATACGAGCAGAATAAGAATAAAAAGAGGATTTCTAAAAAAGAACAAAAGAAGAATCGCGATACCGATAAAGGATGCGATCGCGATCGGCTTCAACGCGGCCATCAGGGTTTCGTAGTCGTCGAGGTGAAGACGATACGTTCCGGTATAACCGACTTGAATTCCTTTTTTGTCGAGAGCGAGTTCTGCTACGATTTCCTTGATCTTTTTATCGAGCGCGATGTTGAACTCGATGTTCGTAAACGAACCGGCCGGTTTGATCAGAAAGATCAGCATTCCCTTATCGGGAGAAATATTATATTCGTCGAATATATCCCTTTTTGCAAGTTTCTGATACTTGGCGAGGATGTCGTTGAAGTCCGGGTTGTATTCCTCGTCGTTGAGTTTGATGAAGAACGGATTCGCTTTTTCGACTTCTTCGTCGATCTTCCGTTTGACCCGTTTGCGGACTTCGACTAAGTCTTCCGTTTTGAGGAAGAGGGGAAGTCTGTCTTGTAAAAACGAAACGTTGTAACGATAGGAAATGTATTGAACGTAATCTTTTTCTTTCAGAAGTCTTTCGTTTAAGAGGTCCGAAGCCTTCTTGATCGCATTCTCGCGTTCCTTGTAATACGCTACGTTTTTTTGTTTTACTTTTTCGGCTTCTTTCAGCTCTTTCTCGGCGATCTCCGGCTGGCCTTTTTTCTTGGCGGCAAAGGCTTTGACGAGATGTTCCGTCATTCCTTTTTCATCTTTGAACTTGATGCTGAGAATGTAGAATCCGTTCCCGCCGATCATCTCGATCACCTTCTGCGTCTTGACGACGGAAGGGTTGTCCTTCGGAAGAAGATCGAGGTTGTTGCTGTTCACCGTGAGCTTGGACGCCTGCCATAGGGACAAAAGAAGAAACACGGCGAGGACGCTGCACGAGCGGATCGGGTTTAAAAGAATGGAATCTGTGAGTCTGGAAAGAAGCTGTCTCATTTCTGTTTAATTCTTTGCTTCTTTTTTGATCAGAGCGATGGTTTGTTTCATTCCGTTTTTCTTGAGGGAAGGTTCCACGGATTTTACTCGGTTCGTTTCGGAAGCGTATTTGCCTTCGCTTAAGAAGTCGGTGACAAACCAGGTTCCGTCGATCTTCATTAGAATCCAAGAGAAGGTGATTCTTTCGGAGCCGTTCCAGATGATGGAGGAAGCGAGGGTCGCGTTGTCTCCTTTGATCACCGGTTTTTCATAGTTGATGTCGATCTTGTCGAAGTATTTATGAGCGATCGGAAAACTGCGGTGAATGATGAATTCTTGGATCGCGTCTTCGAATTCTTTGCGGTCCGCATCCGCGATTTTACCGGAAGATTTTAAAAGCTGGTTCGTAAACTGCTTAACGTTGATGATCGCGATCGCCTTATCGTTCTTTTTGTAGCGGATAAAACCGATGAGCTTTTTCACGGTGGAAGTGATTTGTTCTTCCGCGGAAGGAGCTTCTTCGTTTGGAGCCGCGTTTTCCGTTGCGGGAGGAGTCGGATTCGTTTCCGTCGTCTGCGCGAAAAGAAAGGACGGGGTTACCGAAGATAAAAGAAAAAGAATGGAAATAATTTTTTTCACAACACGTACCTGTTGTTATAATTTGGGGAACCGAAGCGAATACCGTTCGGATATTGTCGGAACCTTCATACAGCATTCCGAATCTATAGGGGGACGTCAACGGAATTAAATCGAAGGGCTGCGGACGTTTGCGTCTTTCTATAATCTGGGTCGGATCGAATTTATTATTTTTTCAAATCCTCGTAATCCGGAAGAAATACCTTTAGATCTCCCTTGGAATTCAGATTCAGATTCCCGAAAGAAAGTTGAACGAGCAAATTCTTCATATGAAAATCGAGAAGGTCCGAAGGATCCTGATCGATCAGAAGCAGACTCGTGTTTTTGAGAGAAACGGAACCGACTCGAATTTCTCCTCCGGAGATTCGGATCTGATTCGGAGATCCCGGTTGAAACTGCAGGCTCGGAAGAGGAGGAATATTGTTCGTATCGAAACGAACCAAGATCCGATCGGACAAAAGAGAAATTCTGCTGATCGTCCCTTGAATTCTCGGAGGAGGTAAAAGAAGAAAGGATTGAATGTGAAAACTTTTTTCCACGATTTCCAAACCTCTTCCTTTCGGAATGGGAAGCAGTTCCTTCAGTCCCACGCCGAGACTTGATAAAAGATCTCCCGCGCCCGGAATTCCGGCTGCGTTCATTCGTTCCGATTTTAAAATCAGCATCGAACTGTTCGGCACGAGTTCGAGATCGCAGATCATTTCCACGTCCACCCAGAAGACGAGTTTGTATTCTCCCAAAATCCGGATCTTACGTTTGCCGTCCTTTTCGATCGTGGATAGTTTCAAATTTCGTAATGGAAAGTCGGGGAAAGACTTTACGTTTTCATTGAATAGAAATTCCAAAACGGAGATCTCGAATTCGGTGTCTCCTTGAAACAGATTGAGATGAAAGGAATCCGGATCGTTGAAGTTTACGGGAGAATTCTTCCGATTGGAAGAAGCTTGAACGGTGAGATGATTGACCGTGAAGTAGATCTTATCTTCCAGACGGAACTTGACGTTCTTGAGTTTGAGATACGCGTCCGAAGCTTCGGAACCGATTCGTTCCGAGTTTGCCTGCGCGGAGATCGACGCGTTTGCCAACAGAAGAATCGAGACAAGGATCGGCAGGTTCCGAAAAAATCGCATGGACGAATTCTCGCCGACGCTCCCGAAATGAAAACCTTTTAATCGATGTGGAACGACAAGTCGGTTTAAATTCCGCGTCCGGAGACGAAAAAAAAGAGGTCCGTTTTAAAGAACGATTTTGCCGGAACGAATGTACGGACCTAAGTCTTCCGGTTCGTCCACGTCGCCGAGCTTGGGTAGAATCCAGACGTTCTTCCTTGAAAGTTGCAATTTTTCTAATGTAACCGCAAACACTCGATCGGTGCTCCAAGGAACTTCGTAAAAGATTTCCGGAAGATGCGACTTAAGTCCTAAAAGATAATAACCCCCGTCCAAGGCCGGGCCGAGTACCGCGTCGGACTGATCCAGAGCAGAGAATGCTTCGCGGATATGTTTGGTTTCGAGATCGGGGCAATCGCTTCCGATGATGACCGCCTTTGTCGCTCCCTGCGAGAACGTTTCGGAAAAGGCGTTGGACATTCGGAATCCTAAATCCTCTCCCGATTGAAGATGCGCGCTGACTTGATTTCCCCATTTACCGGATACGAATTCCGGAATCGAATCGAAATACAATCGAACGGGAAGATCTAAACCCGCGACTTGCTTTTGCGTGATTTCGACGAGCTGCTCGTAGACGTTCAGCGCAGCTTCGTTTCCGAGTCCTGCGGCCAATCTCGTTTTCACCTGGCCGACTACGGGATTTCTTAAAAAAAGAATGAGAGTTTCTCTGTTATCCATGCGTATGTTTAGTTTATTAGCCTCTTATAAAGAGAAACCGAATTCCTTATAATTAGTAAGCAATGGTGTTCCTCACTGAATGAGAATCCTAGTTGACCAGAGTTTTAATTCCGATATTTTATAAGGATCCGATTCCTTGAAATCGGATTCTGAACAGCGTAGACTTACCGTAGACGTAAATTCGAGTAAGGGAATCGGCTGTAAAGAGAAATTCGATCGAGTTGAAAAAACCGATTCGATCGGATGTTGAAACTAGTAAAGCCTCAGTCATGAGGGAGGAAGTGTATGAAAATTTTCCGCAACATTCTTTCCGCCGGAATTCTTGCGATCGTCCTCTTCAGCGCTCTTTTTATCGGAGCCTGTAAGAAGAAGGAAAACAACGACGATACCAACAACGCAATTCTTCTTTGGTTGGCGACTCAACCCTATGTGGAACAGAGTAAGACCGGCTTTTTTATCATCGTTCCGAAAGGAATCGCTCAATGAGGAAAATCAAAATGAAGAAGTCATGGATTCTTTTCGCATTTGCGATTCTCGTTTTTTTAGGTTTGGGACTTAGCTTCCGCAGCGACCGAGTTCCTTTTTTCGTAAGAGAGGATTCTCCGAAACCATTTCCCGTTCGTTTGGAATTACTCGAGCCGCTTCGCGCAAGCGCGGACAGCTGGGGATTTGTGCGTCAGTCCGCAACCTGGGCCCGCGGAAACTCTTTGTTTATGGACGATTTGATCTTCGCGATCCGCAGAGTTTTCCCCGCAGGAACGACCGCGAACATCACTCTCGCAAATCAAAACTTCAACGGAAATTTATACACGCTTCGTCTGAAATTGAATTCAGGAAACGTTTCGTATCAACCGTCCACTCTTTCAGCGGCGGCTTCGTATACGAACTTCTTCGAACTTCGTTCTTCCTCCGATAATCAACCTGCACTTCAATTCTTTTTTGACGATGATCCGAGGTCGGCTTCCGGAGATGGGGCGGTGCTTTTGTATCAGTTGAGCAGACTGGATCCGACTCGTTGGGCCGGGGCAACCGCTTTGATTGAAAGTTATGTGGTTCAACCCGTGATTACTGGATTTCCGAATCAAGGTTTGATTCAAACATATTCTTGGAAAGGAACTTTGGGTTCGGACGCTCTTGGGCAGGACGTGGATACGGGAAGGGTAATTTTAGAAGAGATGGACAACCGCACCGTGTTTTGTTTCAAGTCGGTCGTGAGTTTCAACGGGACGACGAATCTTGTGCCGATCAATCAGGGAACTCAGGCGCTTGGATATGCAGCCAATCAAGGACTTTGTCCCGGCGCCGGTAGAGAATACTACAAACTTGCGTACAGCCAAAAACTGGACGGCAGTTTGAACGTGACCGCAAAGGGCGGTTTGGAACAAGGCGCGATCACCGCAGGACAAGCGATCACTTGCAATACGACCGTGAATGCGTTCGTAAACTTTACGCCGACATACGGTTTGTTCAACTTCAACGGTTTTATCTCCGAAGGCGTTGCTGCGAGCGCGATCCCTGCGGACTTTGTTCAAGCGTCTCGCGTGGACGCATTGTATGACCGAGTCGGAACCGTTGGAAAATCCACTGCAACCACGAGCCCTGCCGGTTCGAGTTGGGATACTCTGACGAAGGCGTATATAGACGCGATTACGATCTCTTTCGCAAGCGTTCCTTGATGTCGTAAATGCGTTCGATGCAAATTCGAATGCGTATCGATTGTGAATGATGCGTTCGAGCGCGCGTTCGGATCCGAAAGCAGTTTCGGAGTTTCGTAAACCGCACAAGACAACGCCTTTCTTTAAAAAGCCTCCGAGTTTCGGAGGTTTTTTTTTGCTTTCAACATTCTCCCGCGCCGTTGGAATCGAAACATGGAATTTCGTTTTTTAACGTTTCAAGAATCCATCCGTTCCGGTTTTACCGAATCCGACTTTGAACTCGACGTATGGCCGACGTTTTTAAATCAGGACCCGGTCGGAAAGGAATATTATACTTTCATTGTAAAAGAATTCGCTCATCTACATTGTATCTGCTTTACGCAGGAGAATCGAGTCGTGGGGACAGGAAAGATTCTCCCTTTCGAATGGGATGGAACTCCGGATGGGTTGCCGAAGGGATGGGACGCCGCGATTTTAAAGAGCGTAAGCGATTGGAAGGAAAAGAAGATTTGTAACGCGGCCAGCGCGTGGTCCATAGAAATCGCGAAGGAATTTCAGGGAGGAGGGTTGTCCCATCTCATTCTCGCTCAGCTCAAAAAGAACGCGGGTGCGCACGGAATTTCTCGATTGTTCGCTTGTGTTCGACCCAATCAAAAGGAGAAGTTCCCCTTTCTATCGATGGAAGAATATCTAGAGCGAAAAAGAGAGGACGGTACTAGCGAAGATCCTTGGGTTCGAGTGCATGAAAAGGCCGGAGGCAAAAAGATTCGAATCGAATCCAACTCGATGCACATTCAGGGAACGATTTCGGATTGGGAAACTTGGACGGGGATGAAATTTCCGGAGTCGGGTAAATTTGCGATTCCGGGCGGATTGGTCCCGGTCGTCATCGACCGGGAAAGGAATTCAGGAGAATATACGGAACCGAACGTATGGTTCCGTCATGATATTTAAGCGGTTCTTCGGAGAATTTCCTGAACCGGGTTGATTTCCTGGACGGAAGCGAAGAAACTTCTGTAGCTCAAAAACCAAACCGAAGAAATCACGCTGAGAGCCAAGGTTCCCAAAGTGACGTTCATTTCTCCCGAAAGAGCGTAAGCTCCCGCAACTAAAACCGCCAAACGCAGAGGTTCCGTAAAAAGAGCCCAACGTTTTCTTTCCAGAATTCCGCCTAACGTAAGCAGGGATAGAAGGGTGACGGCGCTGATAACGCTGATATTGAACATGGAAAGTGAATTCACTTTAACCAGCATTCCGAACGCGAGCGCCACGGTAATGACGAACCAAACTAGAGAGTAGAGACTCATTCCTTTCGGAATTTGAATATCATATTTATGGAATGTTTTTGCCGAAACTTCGGGGATCGGATATTGTCCGCCGAGTTCCTGCGGCCTCCAGCCCGGTACGGCGAAGAAAACCTTAAACTTATCGGACCAACGAGGACAACGCCAAGCGAGTTCGATCATTTCCCACCAGTAGTGGAGGTTGGCCCAGATCGGATTGAAACTCTGCAGAGGTTTTACGGTTCCGTAAACCGGTTCTTCGGATTCCGGTTCGAAGGTCCCGAACCATTTGTCGAACACGATCAAGGTTCCGCCGTGATTCTTATCGATGTATTTCGGATTGATTCCGTGGTGAACTCTATGGTGAGAAGGAGTGTTGAAGATCGCTTCGAACCAACGGGGAAGTTTGCCGATCGCCTTCGTATGAATCCAGAATTGATAGATCAGGTTGAGTTGACCGTTCAAAATCATAACGATCGGAGAAAAACCGATCAATGCGAGAGGAAGATAAAAAACCCATGTGAAGATGCTGTGAAAACTCGCCTGACGAAGAGCGACGGTAAGATTGTATTCTTCGCTTTGATGATGAACAACGTGTCCCGCCCAAAGAAAGTTTACTTCATGACTCAAGCGATGATTCCAGTAATACGCCAAATCGTAACCGATAAAACAAAGAACCCAAACTCCTACGACGAGAATCCAAGCCCAGGTTAAAGAACTTAATCCCAGGGTTCCCGCCGGAACGATGGAAAGAGCTTCGCTCGGCCAAGAAGGAAGATTGAAAATTCGAAACTTCTCATAGATTAAAATATAAGCGAACATGGTAAAGGTTTTCTTAAAAACACCCACCACTTCGCTCGCGGTTCCCGCAGAGAGGTCGTTGATCGAATCGTTCAACCGATAGAGTTTACGTTTGTGATACGCGGAAAAAGCCATTTCCAGGAAGATCAGCAAAAAGAAAAAGGGAATTGCGATCGTGACGAGATTGATTTCCATAGAGCCGCCCAAATAAGTTCTGGTTTTAGTTTATTCTTCGAATTCTTCCTTGGTCAATTCAAAAACAAAAACGCCGTTCAGAAAGGGATTCTTTTTCATTACAAACGTTATGAAATATGCAAATTTGAAATCCGGATGTCGTGTAACATTTGGATCTCTTGTTCGCGCAAGTTTGTCCGATGTGAACGATTGTTCGAATGGGAGGAATGAAAATTATGAAAGAAGAAACGAGTCGGATTCTCAGGTTCGGTCGCGCAAACGCGAATAGATCCACTGGTCTAAAAAGGTTCCGTTCTTAAACACGGCTTCCTTGCTCGTTCCGTCCAATACGAATCCGTTTTTTTCCAAAGCTCTAGCCGAAGCGGGTCGGTTGGAAAACACCTCCGCATAGATCCGGTGCAATCTATGTTCCGTATATGCAATATTTAGAATGTATGAGATCGCTCGAGTAACGATTCCCCGATTCCAGAATTTTTCGCCGATCCAATAACCGATTTCTCCGTTGAACCGATAAACGTCGTCCTTAAAGATCAGAGTGATGATTCCGATCGCGTTCTCTTCGAATACGATCGCGAACGTCCTCGATCGGGAATCCCTCAAACAAGCGCGAATAAAATCGAGAGCGTCCGAAAGTTGATACGGGAAGGGAAACGCTCCGCGTAAACCTAAGAATACGTTTTCGGAATTCGCATGAACCGCAAGAGAAGGCGCGTGCGATTCGGAGATAGGTTCCAATCGAAGATTCATCTGATTCATAAGGGACGATCGAAGAGGAGAAACTCCAAAAGAAAGTAAGACAAAAACGTTTCAAAGTCAATTCACTTCTACGGAAGATGTCTTTGGAAATTTCTGTCATCACTTGACGAATTCTTCCGTTTCGCAAAAATCTGGTCTTTATGGCGGCTAAGAAAAAGAACTGGCTTCTTTACGGAGCGAACGGCTACACGGGAGAATTGATCGCAAGAAAGGCGGTGGAACGCGGACAAAAGCCGATCCTCGCCGGAAGAAACGAAGCGAAGATCCGCCTTCTCGCCGAAGAATTGAATTTGCCGTTCCGAATCTTTACGCTTGAAACTGCGGAAGAGATTCGAAGTCAAATCGCCGATTGTTTCTTGGTCTTACACTGCGCCGGTCCTTTTATCGAGACCGCGGTTCCGATGGCGAACGCTTGTATCGAATCGGGCGTTCATTATCTGGATATTACGGGAGAAATTCCCGTTTATGAAAAACTTCATTCTCTTTCTTCCAAAGCGCTCGCGAAAAAAGTAATGCTTCTTCCCGGAGTCGGGTTCGACATCGTTCCCACCGATTGTCTTGCGGTGATGTTGAAGGAAAAACTTCCCAAGGCGCATTTTTTGGAACTCGGTTTTTCCGGGTTTACGGACATTTCGAGAGGAACTCTGAAGAGCGCGCTCGCTCAACTCCCGTACGGAAGCAAGGTGAGAAGAAACGGAAAGATCGAAACGATTCCTCAGTTGAGTTTGAAAAAGGTCGTGGAGATCAGCGGAAGTTACGCGGAGTTTTTCGCGATTCCTTGGGGGGACGTTTTTACAGCGTTTATTTCAACAGGAATTCCGAATATTACGGTTTACTCATCTTTACCGGCTTCTCAAGCTAAAATTTTGAAACTGCTCCAGCCGACCACGTTCTTTTTAAAGAATTCGTTGATCCTAAAAGGAATGCAGAAACTCGTCGAAGTGACCGTCAGCGGCCCCGGCGATGAAAAAAGAAAAAAAGGCGCGGTGCTTTTGTGGGGCGAGGCTTGGACCGAGGCTAGTTCGAAAAAGGTTTCGATCCGGATGCGATGCGCGGAAGGATACGAGTTTACCGTCGAATCCGCGTTAGCCGCCGTTGCCAAAGTGGAAAATGGAAAGGTTCAAGCGGGGTTCACCACTCCCGCCAAGGCGTTCGGCTCCAAGTTCGTTTTAGAAATTCCCGGAACCAAGATCTTAGCCTAACAGCGGAATGGCGACACACGATGATTCTTTCGGTTTTTCAAAGACAGGTCTAAAGAAAAGGAATTTCTCTCCGTTCACGAGTGGGTTATGATCCGCACGCAAATTGTGTTCGGATTTTCTTTTAAAATACCGCGCAGTTGTAAAGTCCATTGTTTTGCGGCTTCGTCGTTAGACCGGGACGGTTCCCTCAACATTCTCCATCCCCAATCCTCAAGCCCGATCCAAGAACCGTTTGGAAGAATCATGCCCGAAGTGTAATACGAATCGGGAAGATTTCGGGTGAAACAAGAGTTATACAAAACGTCGACAGGCTCTTCGGAGAATTCCTTTTGAAGTTCCGGGTCGTTCCAGATCGATTCGTTCGGTTCCAGCCAGTCCCGATCCGGAAAAAACCAATAGTCCCACCATTTGATTCGCGTTGAATCGATCTTGTCCTCGTCGAGTTTGTGTTTGAACAAAACGGATTTCAATTCTTCCGAAATGGATTTTATCGTTTGAGGAAGAAGAACCGTCGTATGCGATTTCACTTCTCTTTCGTTTCCGCGTTTTTGAGAAAACGATCCAGTTCGGTTAGGAATCGGTTCGCATTTTCCTCCGAGTCGAAACCGTATCGATCGAGCAAAAAGTAAACGACCGAATAAACGTGGGCCTTTAGAAAAACGTAATGTTTTTTGGGGATGATTTTTAAGACGTCTTTCGGTTGCAAACGGAGTTCTCCTTTTTCGTCCACGATCGAGAGTCCGTTTGAATCGATTCGAACCGTTCCCTGCAAATCCTCGAACCGGATTCGTTTTAAAAATAAATACGGCCTAAGAATATGATAGAATCCTAAAAATCCGAAAAAGAACGTGAAACCGAGTCGATACGCCGAGTCTTCCATAAGAGCGTATTCCAGCCCTGCAATGAGAAGCAGAAGCGGTCCGGTGAATCTTCTTTGAAACCAAAGAATCGGCCGGTTGTAGTAACCGAAGAGATAATTTTTCTTTTGCTGCTGTTTGGTGAGAGAGTAGGTGAATT
This genomic window contains:
- a CDS encoding efflux RND transporter permease subunit, translated to MRQLLSRLTDSILLNPIRSCSVLAVFLLLSLWQASKLTVNSNNLDLLPKDNPSVVKTQKVIEMIGGNGFYILSIKFKDEKGMTEHLVKAFAAKKKGQPEIAEKELKEAEKVKQKNVAYYKERENAIKKASDLLNERLLKEKDYVQYISYRYNVSFLQDRLPLFLKTEDLVEVRKRVKRKIDEEVEKANPFFIKLNDEEYNPDFNDILAKYQKLAKRDIFDEYNISPDKGMLIFLIKPAGSFTNIEFNIALDKKIKEIVAELALDKKGIQVGYTGTYRLHLDDYETLMAALKPIAIASFIGIAILLLFFFRNPLFILILLVSLLSGILFSFGLTTIVIGQLNSVTSIIASILMGLGIDYGIQFLYRFREEYTRKQDMLRSIKDTIYHTGIASFISALTTTSAFVVLAFSEFRGFSEFGIIATYGILIIAVSMYGVTALQITLLFRLFPSLKSKFLLSAKEQTTSPLLYRFYKKPGLLTLVVLAFVVVISFFSFTPGIQFNYNGRDLMVDNLDSVNLYDEIGDRFDISSDPQVIVVDTLEESEAVFDYMTPVPDEIAGSVDQVVSLWNFVPPKGQQRANLKILKQLQSDMKPVKAGFLKPEQRKYLPVVKKYLSVKEYDVSAVPVYFSSQFKEVKGSKEKGHLVFIYPKVALWHGQKLLKFFDAVGELHYPKLSRRVLNTLLYNENGNAATDPIKDKWSAGEERLIVKALNTYSANQFKDLGLLDGTISFILKTRPFSSLEQARSHQYVSNTAGSLILFANLIKIVQREGVAAFLITLVLVVIVLILFFRGIVPALISLIPLVLGIFVTLGIMAAFRIQLNFMNVLVFPVIVGYGIQNGIYIYYRFREDHDVVRAMSMVGPAIIASTLTTLVGWSSLLIADQKGLKSIGVVASIGIASSLIIALSLVPAVLEIVYRSRKEEEEESKPIGFSEEDSDFSSTTDGSFASKTADSEPAASSKKAAKKKTAKAAATKKASPKKKKGTH
- a CDS encoding LIC12338 family lipoprotein; this translates as MKIFRNILSAGILAIVLFSALFIGACKKKENNDDTNNAILLWLATQPYVEQSKTGFFIIVPKGIAQ
- a CDS encoding MXAN_6521/LA_1396 family lipoprotein gives rise to the protein MLRYSFILVLVSFALANCTVKYVKAGPVWEKELTTFKRLAVSVPVESEAGVSEKKLASKIAENYLSHHKEFIIYPYRSGAAVCGASDKKVQGIFQLKIREKESGDKVELSALAKVIHCSKGETLWEGLAENSYSKNTEENQSLINTYTQLYGKEIAGKVNAYFFLLQSLLDKLDSPVLTEEEKDEKIEVEAR
- a CDS encoding LA_2478/LA_2722/LA_4182 family protein codes for the protein MRGIFTVSFGLVFAGILSADCGKKNPVSQSVSAEVYKKVADAYCSQMSRCKEPYLASLEGKLRKEAALTYPDNAQCYSDFNYDYDKSEPIVLKKLSDNLKLEAELCIKSVERADCGSIVTYQIPECVEYNTFLETISSPSSK
- a CDS encoding ABC transporter substrate-binding protein codes for the protein MKKIISILFLLSSVTPSFLFAQTTETNPTPPATENAAPNEEAPSAEEQITSTVKKLIGFIRYKKNDKAIAIINVKQFTNQLLKSSGKIADADRKEFEDAIQEFIIHRSFPIAHKYFDKIDINYEKPVIKGDNATLASSIIWNGSERITFSWILMKIDGTWFVTDFLSEGKYASETNRVKSVEPSLKKNGMKQTIALIKKEAKN
- a CDS encoding TIGR04282 family arsenosugar biosynthesis glycosyltransferase, with amino-acid sequence MDNRETLILFLRNPVVGQVKTRLAAGLGNEAALNVYEQLVEITQKQVAGLDLPVRLYFDSIPEFVSGKWGNQVSAHLQSGEDLGFRMSNAFSETFSQGATKAVIIGSDCPDLETKHIREAFSALDQSDAVLGPALDGGYYLLGLKSHLPEIFYEVPWSTDRVFAVTLEKLQLSRKNVWILPKLGDVDEPEDLGPYIRSGKIVL